The DNA segment TGTATGTGTGGCGAAATGTATGTGAAATGTATACGCAAGAGAAGTATGTGTGTATGTTGTGTGGCCACCCTTGTACATTTTTCCTGGTACTATGCTCCCTGGTAttagacagcaacagcatcattgtgtatgtgtgtgagaaatCAGTACTGTGTGATCTCCACAATCGGGACCAGCAAGACACAGCTGGCTTTCCAGCTAGCTGTGGTTGCCAGGAGGGCGGGGGAGAGCAGCAGTGACTATACTCTagctttgtgttatgccatgtcccatggcagccattttctgaCTGAAGCCCACAGCATTTTCTTAAAAATTGAAATGCGCCTACTGGTCcagaaaggttggtgaccccttaCCTATACTGTAGAACAGGGATCTTAAAACCTGTTGGGCTCAGGGGCACAGCTAGCTGTAAACCTAAGaatctgttgtgggcaccacaaaacACCAATTTCATAGAGAAAACTAGTCATGCTCAGATCTCCCATAAAACAGGTGAAGCACCTACACCTCCCAAGCAACAAAACACAAACCAATAGAAAGTAGACAaccaaacaaaaggaaaaaaaacttttaaaaagccaatTTTAAAAACTGCAGGTCAGTTCACTAGTTAATTAAAGCCTTAAAAAAGAAGACTGACATTGTGCCTGCCACATCTGCAGAAGATAATATAAAACCTGGACAAACTTGCAATATACAAAAAGCACaccaggttttttttcttttagcaaAGCTCTTCCTCCAATATCTAAATCTTCATGTTCCTCTGGTGCAGCCAAAGTGCATGAAGACTTTCAGATAACAGTCCATGTTTCAGTTCAGTGGTGGGGAGAGCTTTTGTTGTTCAGgccagcaatggggaacctgtagctgtCGCTGGACTGTAGCTCCCATCGCCCTCGaccatgctagttggggctgatgagagtcaaACATCATCTGGTGAGTCCCTGAAAACTACTCAGGCTAGCCAACCTTGGCCTAGTGCAGCTGGAAGTGGTGAAGATGTGCTGGGATCAAAGCACTTCAAAAAGTAGGTACAGCTTACATGAGTGATTGATCCTTCCTATGAAAAAAATTCCTCCATATAGAGAACTAGTTGTCTGGGAGAAATACACATTCAAAGCCTTATACGGAAGTTTCTGCAGATGAAGGCAACGGTGCATTGTTCTTTGGGGTCTATTTCCCCAGAACATCTGATCAACATTCTCCCTGTTGCGGGCAACCAGCTGCTGGGAACCTCCCAGCAAGCTTGAAAACTAAGGATGTGAGGTAGTCTTCTTTCACCCACCCCCATGAATAAAAAGTCCACAGGAAGCTTCTGCATTTCTTCTGTATCCAGTTGATAAGACTAGCAATGCAGCACAGAAAACAAAGTGCCTGATCAACTAGTTGTTCTTGTCCCTAAAGTGAAGGAAAGCTTGAGAACAGCCTTCCAGAGAATAAAGTTTATTAGACAATAAGCCAGACTGGTTTGCCCAACTCCAAACCTCTGACAAATGGGCTACATAAACTCCCTCAATACTGCCTTACGGGCTGCTCATTGGATGTTATTGCTATGACTTCTGATGTCTCAACTGCAGCAGGCAAATGAATAAGCAAAGATTATGGATTCGTAACCCATGTTCAAAGAAGGAAGTTAGCCTTCTCTAGAGGAAACATCTTCCTATCACCCTGAGGTGATATTACTTAAAGAAAAGAAATAGTACAGCTTACAGTTCAGAAAGGaaaaaatgcaagcagacaaccTCTTTTTACCTAGTTTTATTTGTCTTTCCAAGGCAGGGATTGCTAGAGCCTAAGATTTCAGTCAACCAGAAAAGATAGGGACAATGGAGAAGAGGCTATTGGTTCATAAAACAGTACAACTCCAATATAAAATGAGAGGAAAAGGAAGCTGTAGTCAAGTTCTTTGTCCCCAGACCATTCCAGAAACAAACATACTTTTCCTCTGGACCAGCCCTGTCTTGCACACTCATAAGGTCCCTTTACAGCAATAGCATAGGAGGCTGGTTTCAGGCCCCTCTAACTCACAGCCTGGAGCAAAGCTTTTCGTGTACTTGTTGTACTTCTTAGAGTGTGCATCAATCATTACGTGTGTAGAAAGTGGGGCTGTACTCTGGCTACCTTACGCAGTTCTTTACCATGTGTACCGGGGCACTGCATTTCACACCAGCTGATTGGCACCATCTGTGATCCTGAAATCAAAACAAATCCGTATTTACAGACACCCTTCCCTGCTCACTGAAAATGCAATTTCTGCCGTTGCCACCATCTAGCCCTCCACTCACAGAAGTTCCTCCAATGCGTCATCCATAAATTGCCCACTTTACACAAAGGGCTTCTTATGCTTACTATGTGTTATTCTATACCTTCCCAATAGTGATGTTACTGAGGGCACACAATGCTTCCTACTTAATCACACAGGTAAGAGGTCCAGAAGATGTCTGCATGTTCACTacatttcagtatccaatctatCCAATGTGCTTGGAACAAGACTATTCTTACCTGCTTCACTATGAGCCACCACGACCCCAAGCTCATTTTCTGCTGTGGTCAGCAAGTAGTTGGACTGTGCATCCCCCAGAGAGATCTAGTCCCACGAGTTGAATTAAGGAAAATTGCCTgaaaatttctcttccatttagcAAACACAAATTACTATATAGGACATAAAGGCAGTAACACGAAAAGGATACAACTTTGGCCAGAACAATGTCTCCTGGGCGGAAACTCTTGTAAACATCTACCTGCACCATACAAGGGGGtgggaaggaaagagaaagacAGAGTATGAGAAGCACAGTACTTTCAGAAGGCTCATGTAGCACAATGAAACATGGCTGCTTTGGACATGAAGATGACACACGTCCAATCTTGTGCTAGCAGCTAAGATATCCTTAGTTCAGAAATCACAAGCCTTTTCTTCAGCACTCTTGCAGAAAGAGCCACTGTGAAAGGTCCTCTTACCCTCACAGGGATTTGCCCTTCATAAGTTAGTTACTCCACCAACAGTGATGAGTGAAAGGTGTGTACACCTGCATGCATTTGTTAGTGCCAGGAAGAAATATTCCTGGCTGTACACATTAGCTCCAGTACCCATTCTCATCACATGCTGTAAGCAAAATGTTGATCCCACTGACCTTGTCTTTCTCTGTAGCTCGAATATCTTCTCTCCTGCAACAGGAGAAGAGAAGGTAAGACTGTACCCTAGATATCCTCTCCCTCCACTGTAAGAAAACTGACAAGTTTGGTCTGTTGTTGGAGGAAGGGTTGGCTAGCTTAGATGAGCACACCAAAAACTACTTGCAGATTCTTAGAAATACAAACATGAGGCCAACCACCTTACTGAATTAAGTAAGTCTGGGTCCGGTCAGTCCATGGATGGGCAACTGTCTGGCATCCAAATGTACACtgcttgggttccatgatgaaagaataTACATGCAAGGAAAATATATATCATAAAATAATTCCCGCTAGCACTCAAGTGCCAGTGGTGACAGTTAATACGAAGTATTTATAGGAGCTGGCCTTATCTTCTATCTCTCACAGCACAGACATCCAGTACCTCAGCGGATGCCCCCCCCCAACAAGTTATCTTCCTACCGTATTGTTCCACGGAAAGAAGATTTTAGTGGTGTAGAGCCGACGTACAAAATGTGCACCTTGGCAAAACGAGAGTTAATGCTGCAAACCTGGGGgggaatattggggggggggagagagagaaagccatgactgtgagTATCAGATTAAGTCAATTAAATAGTAATGTCAGGGAATACTAACTTCATATTAATAGCACCCCTTTTTTGCCTATGGATAGTTATGGGATTGGG comes from the Rhineura floridana isolate rRhiFlo1 chromosome 7, rRhiFlo1.hap2, whole genome shotgun sequence genome and includes:
- the EXOSC1 gene encoding exosome complex component CSL4 isoform X2, whose protein sequence is MAPVRCCVPGERLCSLEEGTPGSGTYTRHGSIFASLAGCLVKKSENGTLPVVSVMRDVESQLLPDVGATVTCKVCSINSRFAKVHILYVGSTPLKSSFRGTIRREDIRATEKDKVDVYKSFRPGDIVLAKVISLGDAQSNYLLTTAENELGVVVAHSEAGSQMVPISWCEMQCPGTHGKELRKVARVQPHFLHT
- the EXOSC1 gene encoding exosome complex component CSL4 isoform X1 gives rise to the protein MRPRKQTPEKSGRGERLCSLEEGTPGSGTYTRHGSIFASLAGCLVKKSENGTLPVVSVMRDVESQLLPDVGATVTCKVCSINSRFAKVHILYVGSTPLKSSFRGTIRREDIRATEKDKVDVYKSFRPGDIVLAKVISLGDAQSNYLLTTAENELGVVVAHSEAGSQMVPISWCEMQCPGTHGKELRKVARVQPHFLHT